From the genome of Candidatus Methylopumilus turicensis, one region includes:
- a CDS encoding carbon starvation CstA family protein: MQNNLMKNLIWILVALIGAGAVGGIALNRGESINALWFITAALCVYAIAYRFYAAWLATKVLLVDETRATPAERLDNGRDFIPTNKWIVFGHHFAAIAGPGPLVGPTLAAQFGYLPGTLWILFGAVLGGCVQDMVTLFFSVRRNGRSLGQMARDEIGPIGGAAALVGTFAIMIILIAVLGLVVVNAMKHSPWATSTVAATIPIAMIVGLYMRHIRVGQVLEASALGVVLLLFAVVSGGWVDHHPTLRVLFDHEGLTLAWWVIAYGFAAAIMPVWLLLAPRDYLSTFMKLGTIILLTVAILTLHPQIKMPALTQFIDGTGPIFGGTLFPFVFITIACGAISGFHALISSGTTPKLLTNERDIRMIGYGGMLLESFVAIMALIAATVLDPGVFFAINSPAGVVGKEAADAVAMISSWGFPVTVEQMNTLASDMGEASLFARTGGAPSLAVGMASIFGSLFGKGLLAMWYHFAIMFEAIFILTTLDAGTRVGRFMLQDMLGNIWPKMAQTSWWPSVLISSALVVAGWGYFLYIGVIDPNGGVNILWPLFGIANQMLAAIALSVGTGILVKSGKLKFAWVTGLPLLWLIVITSTAAWEKITSSDIRVGFFAAANDMTNKLAAGVLPPEKAAVAPKLIFNQHLDAWLTMFFVVMLWVVVLDMLRVVVQSYFGKAVLPSSEVAYQKSCID, encoded by the coding sequence ATGCAAAATAACTTAATGAAAAATCTCATTTGGATACTGGTTGCGTTAATCGGTGCTGGCGCAGTTGGTGGTATTGCGCTCAATCGTGGTGAGAGTATCAATGCACTTTGGTTTATCACTGCGGCGCTTTGTGTGTACGCCATTGCTTATCGCTTTTATGCCGCTTGGTTAGCCACCAAAGTTTTATTGGTGGATGAAACCCGCGCAACGCCTGCTGAGCGCTTGGATAACGGCCGAGACTTTATTCCGACCAATAAATGGATAGTCTTTGGCCACCATTTTGCGGCCATTGCTGGCCCTGGCCCATTGGTTGGCCCAACTTTGGCGGCGCAGTTTGGCTACTTGCCAGGAACGCTTTGGATTTTGTTTGGCGCGGTGCTGGGTGGTTGTGTGCAGGATATGGTCACGCTCTTTTTCTCAGTGCGCCGTAATGGCCGTAGTTTAGGCCAAATGGCACGGGATGAAATTGGCCCGATCGGTGGTGCGGCGGCGTTAGTTGGCACTTTCGCTATCATGATTATTTTGATTGCTGTGCTTGGGCTGGTCGTGGTGAATGCCATGAAGCATAGCCCCTGGGCAACTTCTACTGTGGCAGCGACGATCCCTATTGCCATGATTGTTGGCCTTTATATGCGCCACATTCGGGTGGGGCAGGTGCTTGAGGCTTCTGCGCTTGGTGTGGTCTTGTTGTTATTTGCAGTAGTGAGTGGTGGTTGGGTTGATCATCACCCGACCCTGCGTGTGTTGTTTGATCATGAAGGCCTGACCCTTGCTTGGTGGGTCATTGCTTATGGCTTTGCGGCGGCGATTATGCCTGTTTGGCTATTGCTTGCCCCGCGTGACTACCTCTCAACTTTCATGAAGCTCGGTACGATTATTTTGCTCACGGTCGCGATTTTGACGCTGCATCCACAAATTAAGATGCCAGCACTCACGCAATTTATTGATGGCACAGGTCCAATTTTTGGAGGCACGTTATTTCCGTTTGTATTTATTACCATTGCTTGCGGCGCTATTTCTGGTTTTCACGCACTGATTTCATCTGGCACTACGCCTAAGTTGTTGACCAATGAACGTGATATTCGCATGATCGGTTACGGCGGTATGCTGCTTGAGTCTTTCGTCGCTATCATGGCTCTGATAGCCGCTACAGTGCTTGATCCTGGCGTGTTCTTCGCGATCAATAGTCCAGCGGGAGTGGTGGGTAAAGAGGCGGCAGATGCGGTTGCGATGATTTCATCTTGGGGCTTTCCTGTGACGGTAGAGCAAATGAACACCCTCGCGAGTGACATGGGTGAAGCGTCTTTATTTGCGCGTACAGGTGGTGCACCAAGCTTGGCAGTTGGCATGGCAAGCATTTTTGGTAGTTTGTTCGGCAAAGGTTTGTTGGCGATGTGGTATCACTTCGCGATTATGTTTGAGGCGATTTTTATTCTTACGACATTAGATGCAGGCACACGCGTTGGTCGCTTTATGCTGCAAGATATGCTGGGCAATATTTGGCCCAAAATGGCACAAACTTCTTGGTGGCCTTCGGTATTAATCAGCAGTGCGCTGGTAGTGGCTGGTTGGGGCTATTTCTTGTATATCGGTGTAATTGATCCAAACGGTGGCGTGAATATTTTGTGGCCACTCTTTGGCATTGCCAACCAAATGTTGGCTGCGATTGCTTTGAGTGTGGGTACCGGGATTCTAGTCAAGTCTGGCAAGCTCAAATTTGCATGGGTAACAGGCTTACCTTTGCTCTGGCTAATAGTGATTACTAGCACTGCCGCATGGGAAAAGATTACAAGTAGCGACATTCGCGTAGGATTTTTTGCAGCGGCGAACGACATGACGAATAAATTAGCGGCAGGTGTTTTACCTCCTGAAAAAGCGGCTGTTGCGCCGAAGTTGATTTTTAATCAGCACTTAGATGCTTGGCTTACCATGTTCTTTGTGGTCATGCTTTGGGTGGTGGTGCTGGATATGTTGCGTGTAGTGGTGCAATCTTATTTCGGTAAAGCGGTCTTACCTTCATCAGAAGTCGCCTATCAAAAGTCATGCATTGATTAG
- a CDS encoding YbdD/YjiX family protein has product MFSVLKNLWRSVRQLSGDDAYERYLRHYAEHHQHVLEAEPPLSQEAFFKAWQDKKWTGVKRCC; this is encoded by the coding sequence TTGTTTAGCGTGCTCAAAAATCTATGGAGAAGTGTGCGCCAGTTGTCTGGCGATGATGCTTATGAGCGTTATTTGCGCCATTATGCAGAGCATCATCAACATGTTTTAGAGGCGGAGCCGCCTCTCAGTCAAGAGGCTTTCTTTAAAGCGTGGCAAGATAAAAAATGGACGGGTGTTAAGCGATGCTGTTAA
- a CDS encoding TIGR03643 family protein translates to MLLRILDEAEISRVVEMAWEDRTPFEAIELQFGLNQDGVIKLMRRELKLSSFKLWRERTHGQTTKHAKLRSPEVSRHKANHRVKQF, encoded by the coding sequence ATGCTGTTAAGAATATTGGATGAGGCTGAGATTTCTCGGGTGGTAGAAATGGCTTGGGAGGATAGAACGCCATTCGAAGCCATAGAATTGCAGTTTGGCTTGAATCAAGACGGCGTGATTAAGCTCATGCGTCGGGAGCTAAAGTTAAGTTCTTTCAAGCTTTGGCGTGAGCGTACCCATGGACAAACTACCAAGCATGCAAAGTTGCGCAGCCCTGAAGTCTCCAGGCACAAAGCCAATCACCGAGTAAAACAGTTTTAG
- the lgt gene encoding prolipoprotein diacylglyceryl transferase, translating into MFTHPQLDPIAIHIGNFGIHWYGLMYLAGFMAFLTLGKWRAAHQIWRGWSVEMVDDALFFGALGVIFGGRLGYVVFYQASYFIEHPLEIFYVWQGGMSFHGGFLGVLVAMVFFGRKYHKSWLGIMDFVAPLVPIGLGAGRMGNFINGELWGRATNAHWGMIFPRVDNTPRHPSQLYEFGLEGVLLFLILWTYSSKPRETGTVSAIFLIGYGSFRFLAEFTREPDANLGILSLGMSMGQWLSLPMIVVGLAMYFYHQHKAQPLKPF; encoded by the coding sequence ATGTTTACACACCCGCAATTAGACCCCATCGCTATCCACATCGGCAATTTTGGCATCCATTGGTACGGCCTGATGTATTTAGCTGGCTTTATGGCTTTTTTAACTTTAGGCAAATGGCGTGCGGCCCATCAAATTTGGCGCGGCTGGTCTGTTGAGATGGTGGATGATGCATTGTTCTTCGGCGCTTTAGGCGTCATTTTCGGCGGCCGTTTAGGCTACGTTGTGTTTTACCAAGCAAGCTACTTTATCGAGCATCCACTTGAGATTTTTTACGTATGGCAAGGCGGCATGAGCTTTCATGGCGGCTTTTTAGGTGTATTAGTGGCGATGGTCTTTTTTGGGCGCAAGTATCATAAATCATGGTTAGGCATTATGGATTTTGTCGCACCGCTTGTCCCAATTGGCTTGGGCGCAGGCCGCATGGGGAACTTCATCAATGGCGAGCTATGGGGTCGCGCTACCAATGCTCATTGGGGCATGATTTTCCCGCGTGTCGATAACACACCACGCCACCCTTCTCAACTTTACGAGTTCGGTCTAGAAGGCGTTTTGCTATTTTTGATTTTATGGACTTACTCAAGCAAACCGCGTGAGACAGGAACGGTGTCAGCGATATTTTTAATCGGTTATGGTAGCTTTAGATTTTTAGCAGAGTTCACCCGTGAACCAGATGCTAATTTAGGGATATTAAGCTTGGGGATGAGTATGGGGCAGTGGCTGAGTTTACCAATGATCGTGGTAGGTCTGGCTATGTACTTTTATCACCAGCATAAAGCACAACCTTTAAAACCGTTCTAA
- the ilvD gene encoding dihydroxy-acid dehydratase, whose protein sequence is MPVYRSRTTTHGRNMAGARALWRATGMKDGDFDKPIIAVANSFTQFVPGHVHLKDMGQLVAREIEKAGGVAKEFNTIAVDDGIAMGHGGMLYSLPSRDLIADSVEYMVNAHCADALVCISNCDKITPGMLMAALRLNIPVVFVSGGPMEAGKVNWQGNTHKLDLVDAMVAAADSNVSDAESEAIERSACPTCGSCSGMFTANSMNCLTEALGLSLPGNGSTLATHAARKQLFLNAGRLIVDITKRYYEQDDASVLPRSVANFKAFENAMSLDVAMGGSTNTVLHLLAAAHEAGVDFTMKDIDRISRGVPCVCKVAPATAKYHMEDVHRAGGVMGILGELDRAGVIHRDTPVVHAPTMGDALDQWDVMKSGNEEAKKLFLAAPGGIATTIAFSQSMLWPSLDTDRAEGCIRDKAHAYSQDGGLAVLYGNIALDGCIVKTAGVDDSILKFTGRARIFESQDDSVAAILNDEIVAGDVVVIRYEGPRGGPGMQEMLYPTSYLKSKGLGKECALLTDGRFSGGTSGLSIGHASPEAAEGGAIGLVEEGDTIEIDIPNRTINLKVDDATLSKRRAAMEAKGAEAWKPLSRERVVSPALRAYAAMTTSAAKGAVRDVSQIEKK, encoded by the coding sequence ATGCCTGTATATCGTTCACGCACTACCACTCACGGCCGCAACATGGCGGGCGCTCGCGCACTTTGGCGCGCTACTGGGATGAAAGATGGAGATTTCGATAAGCCGATTATCGCGGTTGCAAATTCTTTTACACAATTTGTACCAGGACATGTGCACTTAAAAGACATGGGTCAGTTGGTTGCGCGTGAGATTGAAAAAGCAGGCGGCGTAGCAAAAGAGTTTAATACGATTGCTGTAGATGACGGCATTGCAATGGGCCATGGCGGTATGCTTTACAGCTTACCTAGCCGCGATTTGATTGCCGATAGCGTGGAGTACATGGTGAATGCCCATTGTGCGGATGCGCTGGTGTGTATTTCTAATTGCGACAAAATCACGCCTGGCATGTTGATGGCAGCTTTGCGTTTGAATATCCCAGTGGTGTTTGTTTCTGGCGGCCCGATGGAAGCCGGCAAGGTGAACTGGCAAGGCAATACTCACAAGCTAGATTTAGTGGATGCGATGGTGGCGGCAGCGGACAGCAATGTTTCAGATGCTGAATCTGAAGCAATTGAGCGCTCAGCTTGCCCAACTTGTGGCTCTTGTTCAGGGATGTTTACTGCTAATTCCATGAACTGTTTAACCGAAGCGCTTGGTTTAAGCCTGCCTGGTAATGGCTCTACGCTTGCTACCCATGCTGCCCGTAAACAATTATTCCTAAACGCGGGTCGTTTAATTGTGGATATCACTAAGCGTTATTACGAGCAGGATGATGCAAGCGTATTGCCTCGCTCAGTTGCGAACTTCAAAGCCTTTGAAAATGCCATGAGCTTAGATGTGGCGATGGGCGGTTCGACCAATACCGTATTGCACTTATTGGCAGCGGCACATGAAGCTGGTGTTGATTTCACAATGAAAGATATCGACCGTATTTCTCGCGGTGTGCCTTGTGTTTGTAAAGTGGCGCCAGCAACCGCTAAGTACCACATGGAAGATGTCCACCGCGCTGGTGGTGTGATGGGTATTTTGGGTGAGCTAGACCGAGCAGGCGTCATCCATCGTGATACGCCAGTGGTGCATGCCCCAACGATGGGTGATGCCTTAGATCAGTGGGATGTGATGAAGTCTGGTAATGAAGAAGCCAAGAAATTATTCTTGGCGGCGCCAGGTGGTATCGCCACCACGATCGCTTTTAGCCAATCCATGTTATGGCCATCCCTAGATACCGATAGGGCTGAGGGCTGTATCCGCGATAAAGCCCATGCTTATTCACAAGACGGTGGTTTGGCAGTGCTTTACGGTAATATTGCTTTAGATGGCTGTATTGTTAAAACCGCAGGCGTGGACGATAGTATTTTGAAATTCACTGGCCGTGCACGTATTTTTGAATCACAAGATGATTCAGTGGCGGCGATTTTGAATGATGAAATCGTTGCTGGTGATGTGGTGGTGATTCGCTATGAAGGTCCACGTGGTGGGCCTGGGATGCAAGAAATGTTGTATCCAACTTCTTACCTCAAGTCTAAAGGCTTGGGCAAAGAATGCGCCTTGCTTACAGACGGTCGTTTCTCAGGTGGCACTTCTGGGTTGAGTATTGGTCATGCTTCGCCAGAAGCGGCCGAAGGCGGTGCAATTGGCTTGGTGGAAGAGGGCGATACCATTGAAATTGATATTCCTAACCGCACGATTAATCTCAAAGTCGATGATGCAACGCTATCAAAGCGCCGTGCGGCGATGGAAGCAAAAGGCGCTGAAGCTTGGAAGCCTTTAAGCCGTGAGCGTGTTGTTTCACCAGCCCTCCGTGCATACGCCGCCATGACGACCTCAGCCGCTAAGGGTGCAGTGCGGGATGTATCGCAAATCGAGAAGAAATAA
- a CDS encoding D-hexose-6-phosphate mutarotase translates to MIHTALAKNKVGVGVGIVQYEDENGLQFLSIENNHATATIAMQGGHVMHWQPKSAVEPLLWLSSNARYTEGRSIRGGIPICWPWFGAHPTDSSYCPHGFARVIPWKVLQTSTLSNGATRLLLEMTHTDVTRKQLSYDYRFVMAINIGETLRLEMMTTNLASHPFMIGEAFHTYFNVSDVEDIQVTGLENLVFSDKVAGYERNIQHGPVKFNSEFDRVYINSRRDIVIHDAAYARKIRVTKSCSHTTIIWTPWEEKAGQMVDMGAQHEWRKMICVESANAMENSVTIYPNETHTMVTEYSLESVSAS, encoded by the coding sequence ATGATTCATACAGCATTAGCTAAAAATAAAGTCGGGGTAGGGGTTGGCATTGTTCAGTACGAGGATGAGAACGGATTACAGTTTTTATCGATAGAAAATAACCATGCAACGGCCACGATTGCAATGCAAGGTGGGCATGTGATGCATTGGCAACCAAAATCTGCAGTTGAGCCTTTGTTGTGGCTCTCAAGCAATGCGCGCTATACCGAAGGTCGTTCTATTCGTGGTGGTATCCCAATTTGCTGGCCTTGGTTTGGCGCACACCCAACCGATAGTAGCTATTGCCCGCATGGGTTTGCAAGGGTGATCCCTTGGAAGGTGTTGCAAACAAGTACGCTTTCAAATGGTGCGACAAGACTGTTACTTGAAATGACGCACACGGATGTCACCAGAAAACAATTGTCTTACGACTATCGTTTTGTGATGGCCATTAATATTGGTGAAACTTTGCGCTTAGAGATGATGACGACCAATTTGGCAAGTCATCCCTTTATGATTGGCGAGGCATTCCATACTTACTTTAACGTGAGCGATGTTGAAGATATTCAAGTGACGGGGTTAGAGAATTTAGTGTTCTCCGACAAAGTGGCTGGCTATGAACGCAATATTCAGCATGGACCTGTGAAATTTAATAGTGAGTTTGACCGTGTCTATATCAATAGTCGTCGTGACATTGTGATTCATGATGCGGCTTACGCGCGCAAAATTCGCGTCACTAAGTCATGTAGTCATACCACGATTATTTGGACGCCTTGGGAAGAAAAAGCAGGGCAAATGGTCGATATGGGCGCTCAACACGAATGGCGCAAGATGATTTGTGTCGAGTCAGCCAATGCCATGGAAAATAGTGTGACCATTTATCCCAACGAAACGCATACGATGGTGACGGAATATAGTTTGGAGTCTGTAAGCGCTAGTTAA
- a CDS encoding c-type cytochrome — MRALLLTVAAAGSLMLAGQASADDAAKALAQKSGCLACHSVEAKVVGPAYKDVAAKYKGKDMEAKLVAKVKAGGSGVWGPIPMPAHPQVKEEDIKTIVHWVLSL; from the coding sequence ATGAGAGCATTATTATTAACAGTTGCAGCCGCAGGTTCACTAATGCTAGCTGGTCAAGCCAGTGCAGATGATGCTGCTAAAGCATTGGCGCAAAAAAGCGGTTGTTTAGCTTGTCACTCTGTTGAAGCAAAAGTGGTTGGCCCAGCATATAAAGATGTTGCTGCTAAGTACAAAGGCAAAGACATGGAAGCTAAGTTAGTTGCTAAAGTGAAAGCCGGTGGTAGCGGTGTTTGGGGTCCAATTCCAATGCCAGCACACCCACAAGTAAAAGAAGAAGACATCAAGACTATCGTTCATTGGGTGTTGTCACTGTAA
- a CDS encoding APC family permease, with protein sequence MKQIFRTKAVSSKDHGELKRCLSAFDLTLLGVGAIIGTGIFVLTGIAAANQAGPAVILSFVVSGTACAFAALAYAELAASVGGCGSAYGYSYVAFGEIVAWIIGWILLLEYSVSVAAVANGWSGYFNNALHAIGMGLPDALTKSPELGGIINLPASAIILILMGLLIKGAKQSAQLNTAMVFVKVLAITIFVGVAIFNVHPENWHPFMPYGWFSSLPDGKTVGVLAGASLVFFAYVGFDAVSTAVEEAKDPQRDVPIGIISSLAFCTIIYVIVAGLLTGIVPYSTLGVDHPVAFALESIGYHWASALVSTGVIAGLTTVMLVLYYGLTRIILAMSRDGLITPYLSHVSPSTQTPVRVIIITGLIMSIAAGLVPLGALAELVNIGTLAAFVLVCLGVIVLRKTHPDLPRPFKNPFTPVFPVLGMLSCGALMTFLPQQTWTRFLLWLGLGLIIYFAYSIRNSKLNKI encoded by the coding sequence ATGAAGCAAATTTTCCGCACCAAAGCCGTGTCTTCAAAAGATCACGGTGAATTAAAACGATGCCTGAGTGCGTTTGACCTGACATTACTTGGGGTAGGGGCGATTATTGGTACAGGTATTTTTGTGCTCACCGGCATTGCGGCGGCCAATCAAGCTGGCCCTGCTGTGATTCTCTCGTTTGTGGTGTCTGGCACCGCTTGCGCTTTTGCTGCGCTTGCGTACGCTGAACTAGCCGCATCAGTAGGTGGTTGTGGTAGCGCTTACGGCTATAGTTATGTGGCATTTGGTGAGATTGTTGCTTGGATTATCGGCTGGATTTTATTGCTTGAATACAGCGTATCCGTGGCGGCGGTTGCTAATGGCTGGTCAGGCTATTTTAATAACGCACTGCACGCCATTGGCATGGGACTTCCTGATGCACTGACTAAGTCACCAGAGTTAGGTGGGATCATCAACTTACCTGCGTCGGCGATTATTTTGATTCTAATGGGTCTATTGATTAAAGGCGCCAAACAAAGTGCCCAACTCAATACCGCCATGGTATTCGTCAAAGTACTCGCCATCACCATCTTTGTGGGTGTGGCAATTTTTAACGTACACCCTGAAAACTGGCATCCTTTTATGCCATATGGATGGTTTAGCAGCTTACCGGATGGCAAAACGGTGGGGGTGCTTGCTGGTGCATCTTTGGTTTTCTTTGCTTATGTTGGATTTGATGCGGTTTCAACCGCTGTGGAGGAGGCGAAAGACCCGCAACGTGACGTCCCGATTGGCATTATTTCATCCCTCGCGTTCTGCACCATTATTTATGTCATTGTCGCAGGACTGCTCACTGGTATTGTTCCATACAGCACACTAGGCGTGGATCATCCTGTGGCTTTTGCATTAGAGTCCATTGGCTATCACTGGGCTTCTGCACTTGTTTCAACAGGCGTGATTGCTGGCCTCACGACCGTGATGCTTGTCCTTTATTATGGCTTAACACGGATTATCTTAGCCATGAGCCGAGACGGCTTAATAACGCCTTATCTATCCCATGTCAGCCCAAGCACGCAAACCCCTGTTCGCGTGATTATCATCACTGGCTTAATTATGTCGATTGCCGCGGGGCTTGTGCCACTTGGCGCACTGGCAGAGTTAGTCAACATCGGTACCTTAGCGGCATTTGTATTGGTTTGCTTGGGTGTGATTGTATTGAGAAAAACGCACCCTGACCTACCAAGGCCATTCAAGAACCCCTTCACACCAGTGTTTCCGGTCTTAGGAATGCTTTCGTGCGGCGCATTAATGACCTTCCTCCCGCAACAAACTTGGACGCGCTTTTTACTTTGGCTGGGTCTAGGCCTGATTATTTATTTTGCTTACTCCATTCGAAATAGCAAATTGAACAAGATCTAA
- a CDS encoding M18 family aminopeptidase yields MTTIASSNIQDLLDFIDASPSPWHVVSTTTKWLIDAGFSALTEHEAWKLEIGGRYFVTRGGSSIIAFTVGQNALPTTGFNMVGAHTDSPGLRLKPNPAHSGDGLIRIGVEVYGGPILATFADRDLSMAGRVNVRTVEGFESHLVKFDQPILRLPNLAIHMNREVNEKGLKFNKQTELPLLFGESANHIEADTAFLGHIAEALNVKIEDIINFELNVFDTQKGVVWGANQEFIANSQLDNLASCHAALTALLANKKPKATAVCALFDHEEVGSESATGASGSFLADVIERISISQSLKDEEKLRALAKSFFISADMGHAFHPNHAASYEPCHHVLINQGPVIKTNANQRYATNADSAARFIRLCEQAGVPYQQYAHRTDLGCGSTIGPIVASRLGVQTVDVGSPMWAMHSLRESAGVLDHAYMIKALTSFYS; encoded by the coding sequence ATGACAACGATTGCTAGTTCCAACATTCAAGATCTTCTCGACTTTATTGATGCCAGCCCAAGTCCTTGGCATGTTGTGTCGACAACAACAAAATGGCTAATTGATGCTGGGTTTAGCGCCCTAACTGAACATGAAGCCTGGAAACTGGAAATCGGTGGTCGCTATTTTGTCACACGTGGCGGCAGTTCAATCATCGCTTTTACCGTGGGCCAAAATGCCTTACCGACCACGGGCTTCAATATGGTTGGAGCCCATACAGACTCACCTGGCCTTCGCCTCAAACCAAACCCAGCGCATAGCGGCGATGGCTTAATTCGCATCGGGGTTGAGGTATACGGGGGGCCGATATTAGCTACTTTTGCAGATCGAGACTTAAGCATGGCGGGGCGAGTTAATGTCCGCACTGTCGAGGGCTTTGAGTCGCACTTAGTCAAATTTGATCAGCCAATTTTAAGACTGCCCAACTTGGCAATTCATATGAACCGTGAGGTGAATGAAAAAGGACTCAAGTTCAACAAACAAACAGAGCTTCCTTTACTCTTTGGCGAAAGTGCAAATCACATAGAAGCCGATACCGCATTTTTAGGCCATATTGCTGAAGCACTCAATGTAAAAATTGAAGACATCATTAACTTTGAATTAAATGTTTTTGACACGCAAAAGGGAGTCGTCTGGGGAGCCAATCAAGAATTCATTGCCAACAGCCAGCTTGATAATTTGGCTTCATGCCACGCAGCACTCACTGCTTTACTGGCCAATAAAAAGCCTAAGGCGACAGCCGTCTGCGCCCTGTTCGACCACGAAGAGGTCGGAAGCGAAAGTGCTACTGGTGCAAGCGGAAGCTTTTTAGCCGATGTCATCGAGCGCATTTCAATTAGTCAATCGCTGAAGGATGAAGAGAAACTAAGGGCATTAGCTAAAAGCTTTTTCATTAGCGCTGATATGGGCCATGCTTTTCACCCGAATCATGCCGCCAGTTATGAGCCGTGCCACCATGTGCTCATCAATCAAGGTCCAGTGATTAAAACCAACGCGAATCAGCGTTATGCCACCAACGCAGACAGTGCTGCAAGATTTATCAGACTTTGCGAACAAGCCGGCGTCCCTTACCAACAATATGCGCATCGAACAGATTTGGGGTGTGGTAGCACGATCGGGCCAATTGTTGCCTCTCGCCTTGGCGTACAAACGGTTGATGTTGGGTCGCCGATGTGGGCGATGCATAGCCTTCGTGAAAGCGCAGGGGTTCTTGACCACGCCTACATGATAAAGGCCTTGACCAGTTTCTACTCCTAA
- the hemF gene encoding oxygen-dependent coproporphyrinogen oxidase has translation MAEQHINLNAVYEYLQGLQNRIVEAVELIDGKNFLNDSWQRPEGGGGTSCMLEEGNVFERAGVGFSHVKGNKLPPAATLAHPEAAGRSWEAMGVSLVFHPRNPYIPTVHMNVRFFVAKARQDSDEQDIWWFGGGMDLTPYYGFEEDAVHFHRTCRDALAPFGEDLYPSFKQHCDEYFHLKHRNEPRGIGGIFFDDFNKLGFEQSFAMQKAVGDAFVSAYLPIVQRRKDLPFGERERDFQAYRRGRYVEFNLVFDRGTLFGLQSNGRTESILLSMPPIVKWRYDWKPEAGSAEAKLYTDFLIDKNWLGL, from the coding sequence ATGGCTGAACAACACATTAATCTAAACGCCGTTTATGAATATCTTCAGGGCTTACAAAATCGTATCGTTGAAGCAGTTGAACTCATTGATGGAAAAAACTTTTTAAATGACAGCTGGCAACGTCCCGAGGGTGGTGGTGGAACCTCTTGCATGCTGGAAGAGGGCAACGTATTTGAAAGAGCCGGCGTTGGCTTTTCACATGTTAAAGGAAATAAGCTACCGCCTGCAGCAACCTTAGCCCATCCTGAAGCCGCGGGAAGATCGTGGGAGGCTATGGGAGTGTCTTTAGTGTTTCATCCACGCAATCCATACATTCCGACAGTGCATATGAATGTCAGATTTTTTGTAGCAAAAGCCCGACAAGATTCTGATGAGCAAGATATTTGGTGGTTTGGTGGCGGTATGGATTTAACCCCTTACTATGGCTTCGAAGAGGACGCCGTGCATTTTCATAGAACATGTCGCGATGCGCTAGCGCCTTTTGGTGAAGATTTATATCCAAGTTTCAAACAACATTGTGATGAATACTTTCATCTTAAACATCGTAATGAACCACGCGGTATCGGTGGCATTTTCTTTGATGACTTTAATAAACTGGGATTTGAGCAAAGCTTTGCGATGCAAAAAGCAGTAGGTGATGCTTTTGTTAGCGCGTACTTACCTATCGTACAACGCCGTAAGGACTTGCCATTCGGTGAAAGAGAGCGAGATTTCCAAGCATATCGTCGTGGTCGCTATGTGGAATTTAATTTGGTATTCGACCGCGGCACATTATTTGGATTACAGTCGAATGGACGCACAGAATCCATCTTGCTTTCCATGCCGCCTATCGTGAAATGGCGATATGATTGGAAGCCTGAAGCTGGAAGCGCTGAAGCAAAACTCTATACTGACTTTTTAATTGATAAAAACTGGTTAGGTCTATGA
- a CDS encoding L-threonylcarbamoyladenylate synthase — MNARGLRHYLKIGGVFAYPTEAVFGLGCDPTNRKAVQKILRLKGRPQHKGLILVADCFDHLERFIAPLSPSQIHNMQQSWGNAKKPHTWIVPAAKHCPKWLTGRHTSIAIRVSSHPLTAKLCKDTGMALVSTSANHSGHQAAKTAKQCHQVFGHQIQIMTGKTSGAKKPSTIQDLLTGKILRK, encoded by the coding sequence TTGAATGCCCGTGGCCTTAGGCATTATTTAAAAATTGGTGGGGTTTTCGCCTATCCAACCGAAGCTGTATTTGGACTTGGCTGCGACCCTACCAACCGAAAAGCGGTACAAAAAATCTTGAGATTAAAAGGCAGGCCGCAACACAAAGGCTTAATCTTGGTTGCCGATTGCTTTGATCATCTTGAACGATTTATCGCGCCCCTTAGCCCATCTCAAATACACAACATGCAGCAATCATGGGGCAATGCCAAAAAGCCTCATACCTGGATAGTCCCCGCCGCTAAACATTGCCCTAAATGGCTCACCGGTAGACATACCAGCATTGCAATTCGCGTTAGCAGTCACCCATTAACCGCTAAACTATGTAAAGATACTGGGATGGCCTTAGTCTCCACCAGCGCAAACCACAGCGGACATCAAGCCGCGAAAACAGCTAAGCAATGTCATCAGGTTTTTGGGCATCAAATCCAAATCATGACAGGCAAAACATCTGGCGCTAAGAAACCATCGACTATACAAGATTTGTTGACTGGAAAAATCCTTAGGAAGTAA